The bacterium region GGCGACCAGCAACTCGGCGGCCTGCACCTGCTCGGGCGAGAAGGGTTCCTGGCGGCGCAGGGCGAGCACGCCGACCACCCCCGAGAAGCCCCGCAGCGGGAAGATCTGCACCCAGCGACCGTCGGCATCCTGGTGAGCCCCCAGGGAGGCGGGCCCGGCAGGGGCCTCCTCGGGCGCGAAGGAATCGCAGGTGCGACCCGTCCGGTCCATCGCGAGCATCGGCACGCGCATGCCGGGGGCCCGGAGGCAGCCCTCGGCGGCTTCCGTCGCTTCGATCGCCGTGGCGACCAGCAGGGCCGGCAGGGTTTCCTTGGAGAGGTCATCGACCAGGCGGCGTGCAAACGTGTTGTACGTGGACCACTTCATGCTTGAGACGCTCCTTCACCAACGAAGCTGCTTATACCCTCAAAGCGAGCGACAAAACCTGCTTCCTTGCTCGATTTCGCTTGCTTTGTCGGAATCTGTGAGTCAACTGCGAGGCGGGGCCTGTATTTTTGAGAAGTGACCGGGTAAGTAAGGGAAGCGAGCGAACATCGAGAGGATCGACATGAACGCGAACACCAGCGACCCCAAGGAATTGAGCGCGGGGCTCTCCCGCCCCCACCCCACCGTTACGGGATCGCTCGGGACCCTCGCGACCGCCCATGATGCCTTTGCGCGGGTCACGGCGCTGGGCGAGCTGCCTTTCGTGCTGCTGACGCACGCCATGGGGGTCACTGGCGCCGAGGCGGGGGCCGTGTACGACACGGCAGGCGAGATGCTCGCCGTGAGCCCCGAGGCGTCGGCGACGCTCGGGCCGGTGCCGCGAGACCTTTCGCTCGACACCCCTGTCCGGCGCGACGCTTGTCTCTACCTGCGCGCGCGCATGCATGAGGAGGCAGAGCTCGTCCTCGCGCTGCGCCTGGCGACGATCCCGGCAGACCCGGCGGTCCTCGACGAGCAGCTTCTGCTCCTTTCTCGCTTCGCGTGCGATCGCGCGGGCTACCTCCTGGCCCGGCGCGAGGCGGACGTGGCCAAGTCCCAGGCCAAAGAGGCACACGAGCGCCAGATGGAGATGGCCCTCAACCTCTACGACCTGTACGAGGCGGCTCAGCAGCAGGCCATCACCGACGGCCTCACGGGCCTCGCCACCCACGCCTACTTCCAGGAGCGCCTGGCCGACGATCTCAGCGAGAGCCTCGAGACCCCGTCGCCCTTGAGCCTCATGATCTTCGACCTGGACCACTTCAAGTCGATCAACGACAACTACGGCCACCAGGCAGGCGACATGGTGCTCAAGGAAGCCGCCGCCATGCTCAAGGAGAGCCTGAAGCCCACGGACCTGCCCGCGCGCTACGGCGGCGAGGAGTTCACCATCATCCTGCCGCAGACGAGCGAGGACGAAGCCTTTGCGGTTGCCGAGCGCCTGAGGCAGACGCTGGCCGACAAAGAGATCCCCATCTCGCCCGAGCGGAGCCTGAAGGTCACCGCCTCGATCGGCCTGGCCGCCTTGACCCCGGACATCCAGACGCCAAAGGAACTCATCAAGCGCGCCGACGCGGCCCTCTACGCGGCCAAGAACGGCGGCCGTAACCGCGTCATGCGCGCCACCGGCCCCGCGGCCGAGGCCGTCAACGCCATCGGGGCTCCGCGCAAGGGCTCGCACGAGATGTTCCTCGCCCTCGCCCGCGCCCTCTCGGCGGCCATCGAGCTGCGCAGCCCCATGCTGCACGGTCACTCGGAAGCGGTGGGAGACCTGGCGCTACGGATGGGCAAGGTCCTGGGCCTCGCCGCCGATAAGCAAGAAGCCCTCATGATCGCCGGGATGCTGCACGACGTGGGGATGCTCGCCCTTCCCGACTCGGTGCTGCTCAAGACCTCGGGCCTCGACAACACGGAGTGGGAGCAGATGAAGTCCCACTCCCAGGCAGCCGTCACCATCCTCTCGCGCTTCAGCACCTTCGCCGGACTGCGCGAGGCGGTCCTGTACCACCACGAGCGGTGGGACGGCAAGGGCTACCCCGAGGGGCTCGGCGGCAACGCCATCCCGCTCGGAGCCCAGATCCTCGCTTTGTGCGACACCTACGACGCGCTCACGCGCAGCGGGTACGCCTTTGGACGCAGCATGACCCACGCCGAGGCGATCGCAGAATTGCGCCGCTGCGCGGGTGGCCAGTTCAACCCCGAGCTGGTCGAACTCTTCGCCGGGATGTTCTAGATGACCGAACCAACGCCTCACGTCCCCCTCGATCCCATCGCCCTCGCCGAGACGCTCGCGCAGACCCGCGCCGAGCTCGAAGCGGCGCGCGAGACCATCCAGCGCCTCTCGCTGATCGACCCGGTCACGGGCCTGGCCAACCGCGCCCTGCTCCACGACCGCCTGGATCGCACCCTTGCCCAGGCCCGGCGGCACGGCCGACTCTTCGGCATCTGCTTTCTCAACCTCGATCGCTTCCACGTGATCAATGAGACGCTCGGCCATGCCGTGGGCGATCGCCTGCTGGCAGCGATCGCCGACCGCCTGCGTGCTTGCGTGCGAGACCACGACACCATCGCCCGGGTTGGCGGCGACGAGTTCTGCGTCCTCTTGACCGACTTCAACGCCCCTCAGGACGTGGCCCGGGTCGCCCAGCGCATCCTCGACGCCTTTGCCGAGGTCTTCCCCCTCGACGGGCACGAGGTCTTCATCACCCCGAGCGGGGGGATCAGCCTCTTTCCCGCCGACGGCGAAGAGGTCGAGCCCCTGCTCAAGAACGCGAGCGCGGCCATGACCGAGGCCAAGGCGCACCGCAACCACTTCCGGTTCTACACCCCGACCATGAACGCCAACGCCGCCGAGCGCTTCGCCCTGGAGGGCGCCCTGCGCAAAGCCCTGGAGCGCAACGAGCTCAGGCTCCACTACCAGCCCCAGTTCGACATCGAGACCGGCCGGATCGTCGGCGCCGAGGCCCTCGTCCGCTGGCAGCACCCCGAACGCGGGCTGATCCCCCCCGGGGTCTTCATCCCGATCGCCGAGCTCACGGGCCTCATCCTGCCCATCGGCGAGTGGATTCTCCAGACGGCCTGCGAGCAAGCAGCCGCCTGGCAACGGGCGGGGCATCCTGCCATCCGCATCTCCGTCAACCTCTCGGCACGGCAGTTCAGGGGCCAGAACCTCGCCGAGATGGCGGGGAACGCGCTGCTCCAGAGCGGTCTGAGCGCCGATCTGCTCGAGTTCGAGCTGACCGAGAGCATCCTGATGGAGAACGTGGAGGCGACCAACCGCACGCTCTCGCAGCTGGAGGCCATGGGCGTCCACCTGTCCATCGACGACTTCGGCACCGGCTACAGCTCGCTGAGCTACCTCAAGCGCTTCCCCATCGGCATGCTCAAGGTCGATCGGGCCTTCGTTCGGGACGTCACCACCGACCCGGATGACGCGGCCATCGTCAAGGCCATCATCGCCCTGGCGCACGGCCTTCAGCTCTCGGTCCTGGCCGAAGGGGTCGAGACCACTGAGCAGCTCGACTTCCTGCGCGAGCACGGCTGCGATCTGGTCCAGGGGTTCCTGCTGGGCAAGCCGGTGCCGTCCGAGCAGTTCGAGGAGCTGCTGCGCGGGGCGGGAACCTACAAGCCGCTCGACGCGTAGCAATCACGCCAACAAAACGAGGGCCGCGCTCGATGAGCGCGGCCCTCGTGGGGTTCATCCGGCTAGCGGATTAAAGGCCCCACATCTTCTGGAGGTCTCCGACCTTGCCGCCGAAGGTGCCGCCGACGCTGAGGGCGGTGACGGTCAGGGTCGTGCCGTTGAAGGACACGCCACCGACGTCAGCCGTCAGGTTGGGGGTGAGGGCCACCCGCGAGCCGACGTTGAGGCTGTTGGTCGTGGCGCCGGCGAAGTTGGCCGTGTCGCTGATGACCAGGGTCCAGCGCGACATGAGGGGCAGCTCGTAGGCCAGGTCCAGGCGGGGGGACACGGCGTTGCCGGCGTTGTTGAGGGTCACGCCGAAACCGGGCACGACGTGCAGGTTACCGGGGCCGAGGGCCCAGAACGAAACGGGCAGCGAGACGCCCAGGGGCAGGTTGAAGGTGCTGCCCGCCGAGTTGAAGCTCAGGCCCACGTTGCCGCCGACGGCCACCGACAGGGCGCCGGCGTCGACCAGGATCATCTTGCCGTAGAAGTTCGGGGTGCCGAGGCCGAAGCCGGGGTTCAGGCTGACGCCGAAGGGGCCGGTGAGGCCGACTTCGAGGTTGTTGCCCATACCGACCGAGAGGCTGGTGAAGCCCATGACGGCGTTGCCGTCGCCCTGGACCTGGGCGCGCTCGACGCCACCGATGTTGGTGCGGCGGAACTGGTCGTCACCCGAGGCGACGGCGCGGCCACCCGCGGCAACGGCGGCCTTGGCGGCGGGAGCCGACTTGGAGGGCGCGCTGGTCTTCATCTGGGCGAAGGCGGGGCTGGCGACGGTGGTCGCGAGAGCCGCGATCGCAAGGGCGTTCATATAACGCATGCGGATGATCTCCTTTGCTGTGTTGGAAAAGTGCGTTCAAAATCGCTGGAGCATTAAAGCATACTTGAGTCGCCGCGCACAGCACGGCGATCACAAACGAAAAATAATCAAGCGCGCTCGATAGCCGCGAGCATCCTTCCCGAACGCTCGCCTTCCCGGCGATAGGAGAAGAACAGATCGGTCGAGCAATGGGTGCACAGACCGCTCACGTGGATCGCCCCCACCCCGGCTGCTGCCAAGAGCTGGCGATTGGCCTCCTGGAGGTCCACGAAGGCCGCCTCCCCCTCGCGTCGGACCACGCGCTCGGGCGCACTCAGGTGGCCGAGGGCTTCGACGACCTCCTCGCCGACCCGGTAGCAGCAGCCCTTGATCGAGGGGCCGATGGCCGCCCGCAGGTCCGCGGGCTGCGCGCCGTAGCGCTCCGCGAGGGCCTCGACCGCAGCCGTCACGGCCCCCTTGGCGGTCCCACGCCAGCCCGCGTGCACCGCCGCCACCGCGCCGGTGCGAGCGTCCTCGATCAGGATGGGAACGCAATCGGCGACGAAGACCCCGACCGGGGTCGCCGGGCGGTCCGTGATCACCACGTCGCCCTTGGCCCCTTCCGGGACCGGGGCCGCGTGGACGTCGGCCCCGTGGACCTGGTGCGCCACCTGGATCGGACCCGAGAAACCCCCGGCCGACACGAAGCGCTCCCGGTTCGCGAGCACCCGCGAGCGCTCGTCACCCGACGAGAGGCCCAGGTTCAGAGAGGCGTAGGGCGCCTCGCTCGTCCCGCCCTGCCGGGTGGAGAAGGCGTGGCGACTTTCGAGCGCGGTGCAGCGGATCAGGGCGACCTCGCCCTCTCGAACGACCTCGAAGGCCATGCTAAGAGCACCTCACAAAATCTGCATGTAGGGCCACCGCTCGCCGCTCTAAGCGGCTTGGTGGAACAATTTTGTTCGGCACTCTAGATCGCCTTGTGGAAGACCAGGATCGCGCGCTTCTGCTGGAAGCCGACCCGCTCGTACATGGCCTTGGCCTGGTCGTTGTGACCGTCCACGATCAGCTCGAGGGCGGGCAGCTCCTCGTCGCGGGCGAACTGGGCAGCCTTGAGCAGGATGTTGTAGCCGAGGGCCTTGCCCCGGAACTCGGGGAGAACGCCGAACTCGAAGATGCGCGCGGCGCCCTCGTGGGTCTCAGCGTCCATCTGGCGGTCGATGAGCACCGTGGCCACCGCCACGTCCCGGCCGTCGTGGGTCACGAAGAACGAGCCGCGGGGGTTGAAGTCGGGGCGCTGCTTCCAGCGCTCCAGCTCGCCGCGGTTGACCGGGGCGAAGTCCCAGTGCTCGGCGAAAGCGGCGTTGAGCAGGCCGAGGAAGGCGTCCTCGTCGATGCCCTGGCGGAAGGAACGGAAGGAAAAGCCCTCGGGCAGAGAAGGCGCGGGCAGATCCGCGAGGTCCGCGTGGCGGAGCTTCCAGAAGTAGCGCACCAGCTGGAAGTCGTGCTTGAGCAGGAAGGTCTGGGAGCTGACCACCCCGGCGGGGATGGCGATGCTCAGGTAACGGCCGCCCCACTCCTGACCCTTCTGGATCGCCGCCTTGATGAGCAGGGTGCCCACGCCGGAGCGCTGCTCGTCGGGGTGGACGTGAAGCGCGTCGATGTTGACCCGGCCCTGCGACATGAGCGAAGGATCGGTGTAGAGGTGGACGTAGCCGCGCACGGCCCCGTTCACCTCGGCCACCAGGATCTCGCTGGTGAGCTGGAGGTCGCTCGCGTCCGACGGCGGGCGCACCCGGTCGACGGTCATCGAGTAGAAGTCGGGCGAGATCGCGATCGAGGCGTTGCGGATCTCGGCCACCTGCGGCAGGTCGCTGATCTCGAACTTGCGGATCCGAATGTCGCCGGTGTGCTTGGCTAGGGTCTCCATCGAACCTCCTTCGAGGGGGACGCCATCGTCCCCCGGCTCACCACACTATTACGCGCTGACCAGTTCGTTCACCACTCCGACGCAGCGATCGCAGAGCGTCGGATGCGCCGCGCTCTCGCCCACCATGAGCGAAAAGGTCCAGCACCGCTCGCACTTGGTGCCGGGCGCCGTCTGGACCGTGACCCCCAGGTCGCCCTCGGCCTCGAGCTGGTCGCTCGCGGGCGCCACCGTGACGTGCGAAACGATGAGCAGCTTGGGCAGGCTCTCGCCAAGGCCCTTCAGCAGGTCGTGGACCGCCTCGGTGCGGGGCACCAGCGTCACGGCAGCCGCCAGGCTGGTGCCGATCTGCTTGGCCTGACGCGCCTCTTCCAGGGCCTTGTTGATGGTCTCACGCAGGGGGATGAGGGCGTTGTAGCGCTTGGCGATCGCCTCGTCCATCTTGGCGGGATCCGCCTTGGGCCAGTCGCGCAGAAAGACGCTCGGCGCATCCCCCTTGAGCGAAGGCGAGAGGTGCTGGTGGATGTCCTCGGCCAGGTGCGAGAGCACCGGGGCGACCATCAGGGTCAGGGCGTGCAGAATTTCGGCGAGCACCGTCTGAGTGCTGCGGCGATCGTGGGCGTTGGGCGCCGACGCGTAGAGACGATCCTTGACCACGTCCAGGTAGAAGCTGGAGAGATCCACCACGCAGTAGTTCTGGATGACCTGGTAGAAGCGGTAGAACTCGAAGCGGTCGAAGGCCTGGGTGACCTCGCCGATGACCTCCTGCAGGCGGTGCAGGGCGTAGCGATCGAGCTCGGTGAGCTGATCGACCGGCACCGCGTGGCGGGCGGGCTCGAAGTCCGAGAGGTTGCTGATCAGGTAGCGAGCCGTGTTGCGGATCTTGCGGTAGACCTCGGCGAGCTGCTTGAGGATGAGCTCCGAGATACGCACGTCGCCGGTATAGTCCACGCTCGACACGTACAGGCGCAGCACGTCGGCGCCGTAGTGCTTGATGACCTCCATGGGCTCGACGATGTTGCCGAGCGACTTGGACATCTTGCGGCCCTGGCCGTCCATGGCGAAGCCGTGGGTCAGGACGGTCTTGTAGGGCGCCACGCCCCGGGTGGCGATCGCGGTCAGCAGCGACGACTGGAACCAGCCGCGGTACTGGTCGGCGCCCTCCAGGTACAGGTCCGCCGGGAAGCTCAGCTCGGGCCGCGCTTCGAGAACCGACGACCAGCTGGAGCCCGAGTCGAACCAGACGTCCATGATGTCGGTTTCCTTGCGGAAGTCATGGCCGCCGCACTTGGCGCAGGCCGTGCCCGCAGGCAGGAGGTCCTTGGCGTCGTGGACCCACCAGGCATCCGCGCCCTCGACGGCGAACTTGGAAGCCACTGCCTCGATGGACTCGGGGTTCAAGAGGGGCTCATTGTCGGCCTGGCAGTAGAAGACCGGGATGGGCACGCCCCACGACCGCTGGCGCGAGATGCACCAGTCGGAGCGGTCGGCGACCATGTTCGAGATGCGGACCTCACCGAAGCCGGGGAGCCACTCCACGCCCTTGATGGCGTCGAGAGCAGCCTGG contains the following coding sequences:
- the pgeF gene encoding peptidoglycan editing factor PgeF, giving the protein MAFEVVREGEVALIRCTALESRHAFSTRQGGTSEAPYASLNLGLSSGDERSRVLANRERFVSAGGFSGPIQVAHQVHGADVHAAPVPEGAKGDVVITDRPATPVGVFVADCVPILIEDARTGAVAAVHAGWRGTAKGAVTAAVEALAERYGAQPADLRAAIGPSIKGCCYRVGEEVVEALGHLSAPERVVRREGEAAFVDLQEANRQLLAAAGVGAIHVSGLCTHCSTDLFFSYRREGERSGRMLAAIERA
- a CDS encoding diguanylate cyclase — translated: MNANTSDPKELSAGLSRPHPTVTGSLGTLATAHDAFARVTALGELPFVLLTHAMGVTGAEAGAVYDTAGEMLAVSPEASATLGPVPRDLSLDTPVRRDACLYLRARMHEEAELVLALRLATIPADPAVLDEQLLLLSRFACDRAGYLLARREADVAKSQAKEAHERQMEMALNLYDLYEAAQQQAITDGLTGLATHAYFQERLADDLSESLETPSPLSLMIFDLDHFKSINDNYGHQAGDMVLKEAAAMLKESLKPTDLPARYGGEEFTIILPQTSEDEAFAVAERLRQTLADKEIPISPERSLKVTASIGLAALTPDIQTPKELIKRADAALYAAKNGGRNRVMRATGPAAEAVNAIGAPRKGSHEMFLALARALSAAIELRSPMLHGHSEAVGDLALRMGKVLGLAADKQEALMIAGMLHDVGMLALPDSVLLKTSGLDNTEWEQMKSHSQAAVTILSRFSTFAGLREAVLYHHERWDGKGYPEGLGGNAIPLGAQILALCDTYDALTRSGYAFGRSMTHAEAIAELRRCAGGQFNPELVELFAGMF
- the ileS gene encoding isoleucine--tRNA ligase; amino-acid sequence: MEYKQTVNLPSTDFPMRANSAAREPEIQALWKEQRIYERLQERRAEAPSYILHDGPPYSSSGAIHIGHAMNKTLKDIVVKYKNLAGFRAPFVPGYDTHGLPTELAALKELKAKHQDLAPLEVRRLSRQFALKSIESQKGHFMRLGGFGDWDHPYVTMDPAFEAQQIRVFGQMAQKGYIYKGLKPVYWCSFDTTALAEAEVEYADHVSPSIFVRFPLVSVPATATLVHDLLAKGDRPVNMAIWTTTPWTLPANLAIALGPEISYVVLDTAEHGYLVVAEDLVDAFLADTALTATRVGEPFKGALLEGARYRHVFLDRESPVILGDHVTTETGTGAVHTAPGHGVEDYEVGQKYGLDVLAPLNDRGIFIEEAGPLVAGQHYSKANAVIIEELGRLGVLLGHKDLSHSYPHCWRCKHPVIFRATEQWFASIDGFRQAALDAIKGVEWLPGFGEVRISNMVADRSDWCISRQRSWGVPIPVFYCQADNEPLLNPESIEAVASKFAVEGADAWWVHDAKDLLPAGTACAKCGGHDFRKETDIMDVWFDSGSSWSSVLEARPELSFPADLYLEGADQYRGWFQSSLLTAIATRGVAPYKTVLTHGFAMDGQGRKMSKSLGNIVEPMEVIKHYGADVLRLYVSSVDYTGDVRISELILKQLAEVYRKIRNTARYLISNLSDFEPARHAVPVDQLTELDRYALHRLQEVIGEVTQAFDRFEFYRFYQVIQNYCVVDLSSFYLDVVKDRLYASAPNAHDRRSTQTVLAEILHALTLMVAPVLSHLAEDIHQHLSPSLKGDAPSVFLRDWPKADPAKMDEAIAKRYNALIPLRETINKALEEARQAKQIGTSLAAAVTLVPRTEAVHDLLKGLGESLPKLLIVSHVTVAPASDQLEAEGDLGVTVQTAPGTKCERCWTFSLMVGESAAHPTLCDRCVGVVNELVSA
- a CDS encoding GNAT family N-acetyltransferase, which encodes METLAKHTGDIRIRKFEISDLPQVAEIRNASIAISPDFYSMTVDRVRPPSDASDLQLTSEILVAEVNGAVRGYVHLYTDPSLMSQGRVNIDALHVHPDEQRSGVGTLLIKAAIQKGQEWGGRYLSIAIPAGVVSSQTFLLKHDFQLVRYFWKLRHADLADLPAPSLPEGFSFRSFRQGIDEDAFLGLLNAAFAEHWDFAPVNRGELERWKQRPDFNPRGSFFVTHDGRDVAVATVLIDRQMDAETHEGAARIFEFGVLPEFRGKALGYNILLKAAQFARDEELPALELIVDGHNDQAKAMYERVGFQQKRAILVFHKAI
- a CDS encoding EAL domain-containing protein, translating into MTEPTPHVPLDPIALAETLAQTRAELEAARETIQRLSLIDPVTGLANRALLHDRLDRTLAQARRHGRLFGICFLNLDRFHVINETLGHAVGDRLLAAIADRLRACVRDHDTIARVGGDEFCVLLTDFNAPQDVARVAQRILDAFAEVFPLDGHEVFITPSGGISLFPADGEEVEPLLKNASAAMTEAKAHRNHFRFYTPTMNANAAERFALEGALRKALERNELRLHYQPQFDIETGRIVGAEALVRWQHPERGLIPPGVFIPIAELTGLILPIGEWILQTACEQAAAWQRAGHPAIRISVNLSARQFRGQNLAEMAGNALLQSGLSADLLEFELTESILMENVEATNRTLSQLEAMGVHLSIDDFGTGYSSLSYLKRFPIGMLKVDRAFVRDVTTDPDDAAIVKAIIALAHGLQLSVLAEGVETTEQLDFLREHGCDLVQGFLLGKPVPSEQFEELLRGAGTYKPLDA